The Synechocystis sp. PCC 6714 genome includes the window GCCCCCGGCCCCGGCCCCCAGTAGCTTCCCGCCCCAAGCCCCCGCCTCTCGACCTTGTTGGTAAATGTGATCGATATCGTCGTTGGAAATACCCACATCCAAACTCCGTTTTGCTTGCCAAGCTTGGTCTAGGAGTTCACCGAAAGCAGACAAACATTGATTGCTAGTTAAAATATCCCAGCCTTTGTCCACCATTGAACGCATTAGTTTAAGGGTTTCCTTGTTATCACCCACCCGTTTTAATTGTTTTTCCACCACATTAGCCGCCCGCCGTTTAATGCCCGTAAAAACGATAAAAATGTGTTCTTCAAACTCCGCCATTCTTTCTGGGGCCATGGTCACTCGGCTGACCACAATATCATCTTCTTTACGAAATTCCACCAGATTAAATCCCCCCACGGCCGCCATTAACTGATCCTGACAACCCACTTTGTCATTAACCAAATGTCTTTCCACATAAATGGCTTCATAGGCTAAATCCAAAGGACGGATAAATTCCCCTTTAAAGGAATGGAGCGCCTGGAGTAGGGAAACGGTAAAAGCAGAAGAGGAGCCGAGGCCGGTAAAGGCAGGTAAATCCGCCACGTTATGAAGCTCAATATCCTTTTCCAAACCACAAAACTTCAGACATTCTCGAAAGACCAAATGCTCCATGTCACCGGGATTTTTGACCAATTCTACTTTGCGGTAGGAAACTCGAATGGAATAGTCAAATAAATGACTTAAAAAAGGGCTGGCAGTGACGTAGGAAAATTTATCGATCGCCGTGGCCAGAACTGCACCACCATGCTGAAGAAAATACTCAGGATAATCGGTTCCCCCACCAAAAAAACTAATGCGGACGGGGGCACGGGAAATCAGCATGGGCCTGGGAAAGACAAGGTTAACGACAGATACATTATTGCCGACTGGGGGGCAATATCAGCACCCAGTACTGAAACCTCTTGTTAAATTTAACCCTGGAGGGGAATCCGTCCCTAGCCCAGGGAGTTTTCCTCCCCTGAGTAGCCGTTTCATTTGTCAAAATTAAATTGTTGAAATTGTTCTTTCTCCCCCCAGCACCCCATGAAATTTTCCCTCGAATCCCTCTATGGCTGGTACCGTCAAATGCTCCAGCATCCCCGGTACCGTTGGTGGATTGTTATTGGCTCTTTAGTTTATCTCCTCAGCCCCATTGACTTTCTGCCTGACGTTTTCCCCGTAGTGGGTTGGATTGACGATGGTTTAATTGCCACTTTGTTGGTGTCGGAAATTTCCCAAATGGTCCTTACTAGCCTAAAAAATAAAGCCGTCAAACAGGAGAAGGATTTTCCCCAGGAACCTGTGGTGGTGGATGTGGTGGGGCAGGACGTGGCCCACAGTTAATTTGCTAGATTAGATTTACCAATAATTCTTCGAGCAAAGCTCCCCCAAGCAGATTCCTTGCCCCAGGGAGTTTTACTTTGTCTGTACAATTACCTTTTCAGCCATAGTTTGGGCTAAACGTCGAGCCTGGTCAACGGATTCCCCTTGGGCTAGGGCCACCCCTAAACGGCGATGGGGTCGGGCGTTAGGCTTGCCAAATAAACGCACATCGGTGCCCGGTTGGGCCAATGCTTCCGTTAGTCCCGTGTAACTAAGCTTTTCCCCAGCTTGCGGGGCCAGGATGACTGCGCTTGCGGCGGGCCCCATTTGTTGGATGCGGGGAATGGGCAAACCTAAAATGGCCCGTAAATGTAGCTCAAACTCGTTTAAATTTTGGGAGATGAGGGTCACCATGCCAGTGTCATGGGGTCGGGGAGACAATTCAGAAAAAATTACTTCCTCCGGAGTAATAAAAAATTCCACCCCAAAAAGACCAGCTCCCCCCAAAGCGTCGGTAACCGTTTTGGCGATCGTCTGGGCCTGGGTTAGTTGTCCCCGATTTAAAAGGGCCGGTTGCCAAGATTCCTGATAATCTCCCCGTTCTTGGCGATGGCCAATGGGTTCACAAAAAAGGGTTTCCCCCTGCCACTGGCGAATGGTTAGCAACGTAATTTCCAACTCAAAAGGAATAAATTCCTCCACAATCACCTTGGTTTGATCCCCCCTCGCTCCGGCGATCGCCGCCTGCCAAGCCTGGACTACCCCTTCACTACTATTGACTACGGACTGTCCTTTACCAGAAGAGGACATCACCGGCTTAACCACATTCGGGAAACCAATGGCTCGACTAACTCGTTCCAGCTCTGCCAAACCCGTGGCGTAGTCGTAACGGGCGGTACGGACTCCCAACTGTTGGGCCGCCAACTCCCGGATGCGGTCCCGGTTCATGGTTAAATTGGTAGCCCGGGCAGTGGGAATGACCCGATAACCCTGGGCCTCTAACTCCAATAATTTTTCTGTGCGGATTGCTTCCACTTCGGGCACAATCCAATCCGGCTGATATTTTTTTACTACTGCCCCTAGGGCTTCTCCGTCTAGCATGGAAATGACTTCCGCTTGCTGGGCAACCTGCATGGCCGGAGCATCGGCATAGCGATCCACTGCAATTACCCGATTGCCCAATCTCTGGGCTGCAATGGCAAACTCCTTGCCCAATTCCCCAGAGCCAAGTAGTAAAAAGGTTTGGGGCAGAGCGACGGGGTTGACCATGGTTAAATATTGGGGGGCAGGGGTTAGCTACCAGTGGGAATGCCAGAGATAATAATTAACCCACACCTGCTTGTTGCAGCAAATGTGGGGATGGGGAAGGGAACTTCCCAGGACATATTTCATTAAACGGAAGCGGGCACCTTAGCTTCGGCAGTTAACTGCTCGTAAACTTCCCGCATTTTTAAGCCAACCAACACCTGGAATAAACCAGTGCCATTGTCTGTGCCAGGGTAGTCCTTGTGCTTGAGCAGCAACTCGGTCATTTCTCCGTAGTACTTGGTGCCGGTTTTGCTCAGGTGGTTTTCCACATAAACCATTTCTTCTAAGTTCTCAAACCTACCGTCTACTTCCAGCAGGGAAACTTCATTGCCCATGAAACTGTCAGGACCATAGTACATTTTGATACCAGGATAGGTACAGGTCAATTTCCGACCACAGGGGCGCCAATCGATGGTAGAGCCTTCGTCAAACAGATAGGCGGGTTCGAAGAATTTAACCCCTTCTTTTTGTACCAAACGTACCCGCAGGAGCTTACTTTCCTTGTCCTCAATTAGACGGGTGGGTAGCACCTGAATTACCACATCGGCATACTGCTTTTGGGGCTCAATGTAGGCGGTGAAGTCAGGCTTACGGGCATTGATGGAAGCCAAAATATCTTCATAGGTGTGGCCCCGTTCGGCCATGTCCCGCTGGATTTTCCAGTTAATTTTTACCTCTTCGCTGATGTCGAGGTAAACGCCGAAATCCACTAGTTCCCGCACCCGTTCGTCGTAGAGGGGATGCAAACCTTCAATGACCACCACTTTGTTAGGTTCAACTTTTTCCGGTGGATCCAGCAGGCCCGTTTCGTGGTTATAAATGGGCTTCATGATTGGTTGACCACTTTTGAGCGTTTTAATTTGCTCGTACATGAGGTCAAAATTGTTAGCCCTAGGATCCAGTGCGGTGACGCCAGCGGCTTTTCTACCCTGACGATCCAAACTGTGGTAATCGTCCAAACAGATTACCGTCATAAACTCTTCGCCGAACAAATCCGTCAATCGACGTAGGAAAGTAGACTTACCGCAACCGGAATCCCCGGCAACACCAATAAGAACCACGCGGTCTAGCTGTGTGGTCATAAGATCCCTCAAAAATGCAAAACTGATTGTTAACCCGGTTTCCTAAAAAACTTCTCCTCACCCCAGGCGGCGTGTTGGAGAGACAAACCAGAGCCTATGGGCTTGTTAACCCCCTGTCAAGGGCCGACAGGAAACTAGTTATAATGTCTAGTCGTCCTGGTCAACCCCAGATAACGCTCTTCGGTTCTAGCCAGGGATATAGCCTGACCCACTAAATACTGAGTATGAATTCTATCAGAATTGTATTCCCTTCTACAAGATTGCCCCAACCCAATTGGTAACTCTACGAATATTTTCATAAATCGGAATTAGTCTAGGGAGAAAGTGATACAAGGGTTACATTTTATCAGGGTTAACTTTGTTAGGGTGATAAAACTAAATCTCCGCTTCTAACCCCACTGCTCCTCCCGGCTACGGCGATCGCCTGACGATGGTAGGCTTGATAATACTGCGATAAATTTCTGTCAGTATTATTTGATTGAGTAGGGAGCAATTAACCCATGTACAGTCCCGGTTACGTAGCGACTTCATCCCGCCAGAGCGATGCCGGTAATCGTTTATTCGTTTATGAGGTAATCGGCCTGAGTCAGAGCACCATGACTGATGGCTTAGACTATCCCATCCGCCGTAGCGGTAGCACTTTCATCACCGTCCCCCTAAAGCGGATGAACCAAGAAATGCGGCGCATTACCCGGATGGGAGGAAAAATTATCAGCATCAGACCTCTGGAGGGAGATTCGCCTTTACCCCACACCGAGGGCATTCCCAAACCTAGTCAATCCGAGGGTAGTGGTTCAGAAGCGGCGGCCGTCCCAGCCCCTGAGTCTAAGAAAACCATGGCAACAACCCCCAAAGAAAAAAAAGCTGACGACATTCCCGTAAATATTTACCGTCCCAAAACCCCCTATGTGGGCAAAGTTTTAGAAAATTATTCCTTAGTCAGGGAAGGGGGAATTGGCATAGTACAGCATTTGACCTTTGACCTATCCCAGGGCGATCTACGCTATCTAGAAGGGCAAAGTATTGGCATTATTCCCCCCGGAGAAGATGATAAGGGCAAACCCCATAAATTAAGACTCTACTCCATTGCTTCCACCAGGCACGGCGATTTTGGGGATGACAAAACTGTTTCTCTCTGCGTGCGTCAATTGGAATATCAAAACGAAGCCGGGGAAACCGTCCAAGGGGTTTGCTCCACCTATCTGTGCAACATTAAAGAAGGGGACGACATCGCCATCACCGGCCCTGTAGGCAAGGAAATGCTGTTGCCCCCGGATGAAGATGCCAACGTTGTTATGCTGGCCACCGGCACCGGCATTGCTCCCTTCCGGGCGTTCCTGTGGCGTATGTTTAAAGAACAACACGAAGATTACAAATTTAAAGGTCTAGCCTGGCTCATTTTCGGTATCCCCAAATCAGAAAACATCCTTTACAAAGATGATTTGGAAAAAATGGCGGCGGAATTCCCCGATAATTTCCGTTTAACCTATGCCATCAGTCGGGAACAACAAAATGCCGAAGGTGGCAGGATGTATATCCAGCATCGGGTGGCG containing:
- the petH gene encoding ferredoxin--NADP reductase, with the protein product MYSPGYVATSSRQSDAGNRLFVYEVIGLSQSTMTDGLDYPIRRSGSTFITVPLKRMNQEMRRITRMGGKIISIRPLEGDSPLPHTEGIPKPSQSEGSGSEAAAVPAPESKKTMATTPKEKKADDIPVNIYRPKTPYVGKVLENYSLVREGGIGIVQHLTFDLSQGDLRYLEGQSIGIIPPGEDDKGKPHKLRLYSIASTRHGDFGDDKTVSLCVRQLEYQNEAGETVQGVCSTYLCNIKEGDDIAITGPVGKEMLLPPDEDANVVMLATGTGIAPFRAFLWRMFKEQHEDYKFKGLAWLIFGIPKSENILYKDDLEKMAAEFPDNFRLTYAISREQQNAEGGRMYIQHRVAENAEELWNLMQNPKTHTYMCGLKGMEPGIDEAFVNLAEQRGTNWADFQRQMKKEHRWHVETY
- a CDS encoding GHMP kinase codes for the protein MLISRAPVRISFFGGGTDYPEYFLQHGGAVLATAIDKFSYVTASPFLSHLFDYSIRVSYRKVELVKNPGDMEHLVFRECLKFCGLEKDIELHNVADLPAFTGLGSSSAFTVSLLQALHSFKGEFIRPLDLAYEAIYVERHLVNDKVGCQDQLMAAVGGFNLVEFRKEDDIVVSRVTMAPERMAEFEEHIFIVFTGIKRRAANVVEKQLKRVGDNKETLKLMRSMVDKGWDILTSNQCLSAFGELLDQAWQAKRSLDVGISNDDIDHIYQQGREAGAWGGKLLGAGAGGFMLFFAPPSVHPRLAETFKNHQILSVKINAPGSQIIFS
- a CDS encoding YkvA family protein, coding for MKFSLESLYGWYRQMLQHPRYRWWIVIGSLVYLLSPIDFLPDVFPVVGWIDDGLIATLLVSEISQMVLTSLKNKAVKQEKDFPQEPVVVDVVGQDVAHS
- the purT gene encoding phosphoribosylglycinamide formyltransferase 2, with protein sequence MVNPVALPQTFLLLGSGELGKEFAIAAQRLGNRVIAVDRYADAPAMQVAQQAEVISMLDGEALGAVVKKYQPDWIVPEVEAIRTEKLLELEAQGYRVIPTARATNLTMNRDRIRELAAQQLGVRTARYDYATGLAELERVSRAIGFPNVVKPVMSSSGKGQSVVNSSEGVVQAWQAAIAGARGDQTKVIVEEFIPFELEITLLTIRQWQGETLFCEPIGHRQERGDYQESWQPALLNRGQLTQAQTIAKTVTDALGGAGLFGVEFFITPEEVIFSELSPRPHDTGMVTLISQNLNEFELHLRAILGLPIPRIQQMGPAASAVILAPQAGEKLSYTGLTEALAQPGTDVRLFGKPNARPHRRLGVALAQGESVDQARRLAQTMAEKVIVQTK
- a CDS encoding phosphoribulokinase: MTTQLDRVVLIGVAGDSGCGKSTFLRRLTDLFGEEFMTVICLDDYHSLDRQGRKAAGVTALDPRANNFDLMYEQIKTLKSGQPIMKPIYNHETGLLDPPEKVEPNKVVVIEGLHPLYDERVRELVDFGVYLDISEEVKINWKIQRDMAERGHTYEDILASINARKPDFTAYIEPQKQYADVVIQVLPTRLIEDKESKLLRVRLVQKEGVKFFEPAYLFDEGSTIDWRPCGRKLTCTYPGIKMYYGPDSFMGNEVSLLEVDGRFENLEEMVYVENHLSKTGTKYYGEMTELLLKHKDYPGTDNGTGLFQVLVGLKMREVYEQLTAEAKVPASV